Below is a window of Gossypium hirsutum isolate 1008001.06 chromosome A12, Gossypium_hirsutum_v2.1, whole genome shotgun sequence DNA.
acatacggtttaacaatttaaaataaaaaataactctaattttttcttttataaaaaaattgaaaatatttattttaatattatattaccttattaaaattttacatttaaagtttaattttatttagaataagataaaatatttaaaaaataaagattaaaaagtaaaataaatttttgaaggactaaacTTATATTCATACTCACTACTAACAACTACTTCATAcattacccttttatttattggGTTTTTTTCTTTCAAGTTTGGCATTGCAGTGGTTGTCATATTCTCTACGACGGTGTTGTAATGGTTGTCATATTCTCTACGAGGTAAATTTGACTCTCCCTAACTTGTACACGTGTCAACAAAACAAATGGCATCGACGCTTCCTTTGACTTCACCTAAGAAAGTGCCTTGCTTGACCACCCATCTTGACTAGAAAAGTATCAACCTTCCATGTTCAAGACCACCCACTTAACAAGCACTCTTGGTAAGACCTTCCACTCTTCTAAAATGAGACAAGCACTTGCATTTTAGTTGTGAACACTATTCAAGTGTGAACACACTCTTAAGGTAATAAGGACCCACTTGTGCATAACAATTTTGTATTAACTAAAGGCATAAAAAAATGAGTCCCACGGTGCACGTCCTTCACGTATTGTATGATGACAACCTTCTTCTAATAACCTACCACGTCATACTAGTAGATAAGAGAACCCCTTTTATAAATACCCCCTAACCATAAAGAACGGGTCGACCTTTGAGTCTTCAAAGTTACTCTGAGCAAATATCATCTCTTCCAGCAGTCGATCTGTCCTCTTATTCCTTTCTAGCTCTCTGCCTCTTTAAGTGAACTGGCTTCTTCGGCACTACCACATATTCCTTCCCACTCTCTTATTTTATTGTACATTGTAtcaacaaattttaatattttaagttaaattttattaaataatagatacttatttaattttttgttaatgcaatatattaaatcatttcaaatatgaaaaagtatataaacttTTATCAAGTGGCGTCAAGGGAGTAGGTAAAAAGCCTTGGCCGTCTTAGTTtggtaaaaattttctattagtcCTCTAAATTTGTGAACTTATTAACTAATTAAATGGTAAAAGTATTACCCTCTGAATTTACAATTCAATATCGATCCTTGAATGAAAAATTTCTTACTTTACCCTTAATGGAATGTGTATATTTGATTGATTCATGAGTTAACGTGTAAGCTAACTATTTTAGATATATCCTCTAGAAATAGAAGAAGAAATGGATTTgcaaatgaatattttaaatttaaaaataattatttaaatgatcttatttatctttcttttcttAATTGATCGAATGTTAATTTTGTTGGATTAAAATCTTTAATCGTGGATATATATGTATAATGTGATATAAAATTAAGTGACTAATTATGTTATAAGTGCCATAGGTATTAAAGTTTATGGAAATAATATGTAGGTATCATAagttgtatttataatttgatgagggatcaaattataaatacttaaaattaatttaataattaattatttaaagagGTAGTGATCCCCAAAGAATAGAATTATATAGCATATCATTTTCATCCGAATTATACAAAAGagaaaaactatttaaaaaaaatttaaaggaatgGATGAATTTAGTTACATTTCTGCatataattttattcataatttgtTAACCTCAAATCTTCGAGCAGGAGTATTACATTTTTTCCAACAAATACCATTTatgtattttcaaatttttggctTTTCACTTTCGTACCGACCATTTGAGTTGTTGGATCCAGATAAGTGGTTTCCCaatattttttttaggttttattttattttaatattttttctattttacaaataaaatcatcttggttgcttgaaaaattacatattaaaatgTTAACACTCTCATGTCTTATCAAGGTTGTTTTTGCTTCTCATCTTTCCAGTAAATGATTATTGCATTTAAATATTAGTTGACTCATATTTTGGTATTTGAAAGTTATATTTGATCTTAACGTTTTTGGAGTAATAAAGAGATAAATTTATagctaaattgaaattttaaattaatattttaacagcTTAACTTTtctttaagggcaaaattgatcTTTTATAGAATAATACTTATGTTTTACTTGTTTTAACATTTTAaccaaacaaaataatatatgtttattaCGTGATTAGCGATTTACCTATCAAACGAGGTGTAAAtgctaaaaatttaaatatttaaaatttaagctttgaatttaagttataaaatatattttctatattacttaaaataaaattaaaattatttttttcaaaaaaaactatATTTCTCGCAGACTGCTAGCACTCAACCAGTAGTGACGACTGCTATCACGCATTTGCTATATTTCTCGCCGACCATTATAACGAAAAACAAAAATACGACAACATATCATTGTCTATGAAGTCACATATAGATCGGTGTGCTTGGTCGAGATATTATTTATGATGTTAAGCAGCTTACGCTTTTTATTGATATTTCAATCCTTCACGTACGTTTGTTATCACAGTTTATATTCGATGATGGTAGATATTCTTTCTAACAATATTAtcgaatttatttttttaaaaatataatatactttaggttaaattatcaaaataattatttttgttttccttaagttatattttagtcacttatgtttaaaatgttacattttaattactTACGTTAAcctgttgtaacattttagtcattgaaccGTTAATTACTGtaaacggtgtaacggtaagttgaCATGGCACATTAAaccatcatttcaaacaaaaaatttaggttaaattatataattggtctctatattttttcgttttgagcaatttttttcttttatgttcttgtaactattcttcttctttttttttccattcttttctgattctctttctattttcctcccttcttcatctcttttaacgtaaaaacaaattaaattgttgaaaacgaaaaaaatatatggaccaattgtataatttaacccaaattttttatttgaaatgatgatttaacgtgccacgtcagttTGCCGTTACACTATTAACGATAATTAatgcttagtgactaaaatattacaacacgataatgtaagtgactaaaatgtaacaatacaaatataagtgactaaaatataacatgaaaaaaataaaaatgactataccccatattttattattacatttaataCACATTATTTCTATCCGAATAATTGTCGACGTTTTGATGATAAAGTGTTGTAAGTAATGGAGAGTCGTAGATCACTAACATTCCTACACGAGTGGTTTATAAAGATATtcgaaacaaaacaaaatattcCCATAAAATgtataaagaaaaacaaaaagatattcTCATAAAATATCTCCATTTTTCTCCATCTTATTGGTCCCAAAATGATAAGAAATTTGTGTTCATCAACCATTAGAAAAACCCTTATATTTTTCATCCCCGGTCTTAGCATAACCATTACATCATTTCCACTCATAATATCCAAACACAGTAACATTACCAATGGCAACCCTGTCTAGCGTGAACCTCGTAACCCCAAGAATCATAGCCAATGGACCAGACGTCCCAACCGTCAAGGTCCCATGCCTTAACCGGCCTTGGAAAAGGGTATCCCCAATGAAGCTGCGTGTCGGGCCTGTTAGAGCTGCACCGGATGGAATATCGGAGAAGGTGGAGAAAAGCATAAAAGAGGCACAAGAGATGTGTTCGGATGATCCGGCGAGTGGCGAGTGTGTGGCGGCTTGGGACGAAGTGGAAGAGCTGAGTGCGGCGGCTAGCCACGCTAGGGACAAGAAGAAAGACGATGATCCTTTGGAGAATTACTGTAAAGACAACCCGGAGACGGATGAGTGTCGTACTTATGATAATTGAAAATGTTTGTTTTTTCTAGTTTCTTAGATTATAGTTGGATGTTAATCtgaaatatattttattgttgGTTTATATAGTTTGTTATAATGATGTAATCCTAAAATTATACACTCCTAGAAAAGAAAATGATATCAATTAATTTGGTAATTTGAAGTTTCTTTTTATGAATTATTAAGTAATGGGTTTTCTTTATAAGGGATATGTAataaccctaatttgaccctaatcgggaagtggtttcgggaccacaaaatcgagtcatgaaaataattaaatattaaatttcatgtctattatatgagataatgcatgtgtgaaaaattgatgcaatgatttttatcatttgaatgtgaaatcattaaataggacttaagttggaaacttagaaaatgtgcttggttaatttttttttaatggcCAAACGTTATATGATTTAATAGatgaggatttgcatgtcaattttgcCATTTCCAAATTAGTGGCCGACCATGTTGATTTCTTgagttaaatatatgtattttatatatatacattattaaatgaaatgaatttaaaacatgaaaacaaaattaaataaaaggaaaaagggtgacaaaaaaaaacaatgtttTCCATATTCCTTCTTCCATTGCCGTAAgtgaaagaaaggttgaagctaagCATTCGGTCCTTAGATATCTTGAATTAAGGTATGTTCCATgagtttgcttttaaaattttagtgaatttgagataGTTGCTAAGTCTTTTACTTAGCCCATGTGTAAATTTTAAGTTTGGTGTTGTCATGTATATTCTGCCATGGAAGTTTTCTACTTCATGGATAGTGTGTTAATGTTTTGAAATAGATATGGTAGAAGGATAAGGTTTGAGCTTGTTAATTCTTGAATTGGTTGAGTctgataaaatttaatatttgtagcttaattgtttaatgacaatcggctatgttgaaatgctaaattagtgctaaattataagtatttaattgagtgttagccgaaattgagcttatgatagtaattagaatttgtgaaatttatgcatcttgtggtccaagtgtgataagaaccatacagttatggcatgtaagcatgaaTATTAGATGATGGATAATTTTAAATGTGAGATGGTTAGAAGTTGATTTAAAGGCTTAATAAGTTAGTTTAAGGTGAAGTCATTAGCTTATGATATTCGGTTTTGGCTACTATGTGTTGGATcttgaatattttaatgttttgaattagTAATGGATGAAAGATAATGTTTGAGTTtgctaaatattgaaattaaaagttaattatttatttgttgtgtAAGAGCCGAAAGTGAACTTAGGAGATGAATTGAGgaaaattgttgttatatgtTAAATGGTTGAGGTTTTGTTGTCATGTAGTGAAGGAgggttaaaatatttaatatgtcaaTTGAGTGAAATGTTAATGTACGAAATCTCATATTAGTTGATAGAAGAGGatgcttaaattgttaaaaatttattttaacatagcCGAATGCGTTCATAAATGAAAGAATTATATTGGTTTTGAAATGTATGTGTTGCCGAATGCATTTTTAAGTAATAGTTGAAATTCTTGTTATGAGCGAATTATAATATAACCGAATAAAAGGCATGATTAATGAATTAGTGACAAGTGAATTTGTTTAATCTAGCTCAAGAGCTTAAGGAGCctaattcggataagggaaaaagCTAAACTAACCGAATAGCATATCCGTAGTCATTCGACGACAGtcaaggtaagtctttgagtaatgaaacttagcttatgatttgataaaatcatggtatataagcataataaataaattgtgacctattggttctacttgaattacgtagtgggataaataatttgtgcatatgacttgtagccgaatggttatagaaatcatgttggatagcaaaacgaaatcgtgttctttgtatgtggctattgagccgaaagtggaatggttgataagcatgttgtgcttgtgttcaagtaatgtaaatgaaatgctaatgtgttatgatatatatatgtgtgtgcatgataatggagaattatatccgggttaagtcccgaaggcattcgtgctgatgttatatccgggttaagtcccgaaggcattcgtgctggtattatatccgggctaagtcccgaaggcattcgtgctggtgtttatccgggctaagtcccgaaggcattcgtgttggtgttatatccgggctaagtcccgaaggcattcgtgctggtgttatatctgggctaaagtcccgcaggctttgtgctggtattatatccgggcttaaagtcccgcatgctttgtggtggtgttggatttgggttttaaacctagcagacttaatgccgatgattggagtaagattatgatttcgaatgtccgtagtaaactaccattgaatatgttcaatacattaagttggtcaggtatgtattatatacttttatatgttagattgatcggatttgaatcatgaatgcgaaatgagaagtatatgtgaaaatctcatatgtgtatgtgtgtattcggttatggtgaaaggttatatgagattgatttggtgatatacatgttaaataatatgaattcaaAGAAtaggtaataaatctgcttgggacagcagcagtaacgtgatttcggaaaatcaccataaattgtggaagttgagttagaggctgaataaattatgtcatgaaatcttaatgagtgtagtttcttataaaagaaaccgtataatcaaaagaattgccaataatgatatatttgaagtggcgtggaacagagtcaaaatgacttcgaggtcccctgttctgttttcagaaaatcattacaaagggtacaaaaatggttataagataaaatttatattattagactccttaatgagtctagtttcaaatgaaataaacgataacatatttcaaattctttataatgataaatttgattcgtagtgaagagtggtcagattagtcaaacagtgaaacaggggaaacttcaataaaaatatggtattgattggtcaaaccaaaaattctgaaaatttgatggatagaatatatatgagtctatttttagggaaaattaaaggcacttgatttggagtttcttagctccagttataaataatttagtgactgttgctcaggaagatagcttgtagtgaatttgttgcaaacatggttaaaacttgttaatgagatgcttttcgagttcttatgatcttatttgtaatttcaatatttggttttaattgagttcagattcaagtgaggtgaatttgctaaatatgcattatgttcatggatacttggccaaaatggcaattatctaggaatgatttcttgaaaatttgaataatcgatctataagtaaattaattgtttgcattgcttaaaacttactaagcattgaagcttactccgtgttctcttttccatttatTATAGGtatatactttagctcgagttggaagggccggagatatcatcacactatcgagtcattatgtgagttgagaagattgtatatcatcatggtttaaggcatgtataggatagactataggtagaatgatatttcgactttgtatacattatagccatgcgaagatggcttgctcattttgtttagagaagccttataattgaactaatgtggtgaaatgttttagttataacttgatagtagttaatttgttattagatattcggttatgttttgatagtgagtcattttggaaatttataagagctcttatggaaaatcaatgagacttgtttacattgttgataatttaagtctggtaagtatctttgaccttatagaagttttgctcagtcaagtaatacctcataaccttatttcGACAACCgatacaggttaggagtgttacaggaTAATTCTGCAATGTAAAGAGCAAGTGCACATTTAAGCAAGTCGGATAAAGATAGAATGCATTAGGAGGGAACTGCATTTCTTACCAACTCCCTCCACGCATCCTCCAAATCATCCTTAGCACACCAATCTCCTCAAGAGAGGAATGTAAAGATATCATGTTACACTTCACGTCCAATTCGGTCGCCGAATTTAAATGtgtgatattatattatattgtcaAAGTAACTCAGACTAGCTCACTTcattaatttatgaatttaacttaaatttacAATCATATCAATTTAATCATCATTTATAACCATGTACATGCATTATATAGGTGttgaatatatttaattattgagtCTCAGGGCTACACAAGTCCAAAATTAGAGATTGGACTTGAATCTAACTTAAAATGCCAAAGTTCTGCATTGTGTCTCAAGACCGGTCTTCCTTACTATTTATGCTTTGAAGTAATTATGTCTTGAGACATTGGGTTAATGTCTCGAGATTAGGTCTTTTTGCTACAATGTgtaaaataaatctgaaataaaatttaataaaccaggatctttcatgtcaaatcatcaagaataaatcaagaacaaaactagatgcggaagtgtacctgaatccatgaattccttgaaGTTTTACCAGATCTTaaggttttgatcttccaaattagcacgcaagaaattcagagaatatctgctctctcttcctaatgatgggatattcgAAAAGATATATTGTGTATAATTTgaggaccataaccctaatatttataaccttggcatattagttctaatcaatttctaattagcccatcattaatcagaatttgattagaactcaattactagagtatctacacatatttgacccatactttatttaataattaaaacccaataaaattctaaccaaattagatcacttttaatttaggctaacctatcatgatagtaaataatagcaTGTAATTTTCCTTATTATATACGTGatatccatattttccaacaatctcccacttggactacatatatatatactagttactctataattacatgtcattatataaccttatgagctcaaaattttactatcatatctaaaaggtattccgaacaatctcgtccattaattgttaacatagaaccaagacGACTTTTGTTACATATATCATAACTAAATTCATccatgatcacgtatattaacacagctaaatgacatagatcaagtatggatgtgtagcatggaaattacatgcaatatgatttAAATATGTCTATTTCCAACTAGTCCTCTTTAAACCTAAGTGAGGTCAGTTTCAAAACAATAAACAGAGTGAATAAACTAAATACTcagaaaataaccaaatacataaatgtctgaaaacaaataaaatataaactcccactaaatcatgatatcctcaaacaatgtaacacccatgtgagcagtgtgctcatgaaagaccttgggtggtaaacctttcatggagtttgtcccaatgtgctctatggatatttgaccattttgcattcttttttttttttacaactaGGAACTTTATGTCAATATGCTTTGACTTAGATAGACTCATGTTGTTATTGGAATACAGCACTGCTGACTTATTGTCACAAAATAGTTTGAGTGGTCTTTCTACATTCTCCAAAATGCGCAGCCCTGTGACAAAGTCCTGCTACCATATTCCATGGTTTGATGCCATATAGCATGCTACAAACTCTTCTGCTATAATGGACGAAGCTACAAGTGTTTGTTTGACACTTTTCCAAGATATAGTTCCTTCAGCTAGCAGGTAAATATAGCCT
It encodes the following:
- the LOC107940561 gene encoding calvin cycle protein CP12-1, chloroplastic; translated protein: MATLSSVNLVTPRIIANGPDVPTVKVPCLNRPWKRVSPMKLRVGPVRAAPDGISEKVEKSIKEAQEMCSDDPASGECVAAWDEVEELSAAASHARDKKKDDDPLENYCKDNPETDECRTYDN